In Montipora capricornis isolate CH-2021 chromosome 4, ASM3666992v2, whole genome shotgun sequence, a single genomic region encodes these proteins:
- the LOC138045225 gene encoding regulator of G-protein signaling rgs-2-like isoform X5: protein MGLFVSLSHKPMGGCSSSVAPEDPNAQHTGKTNWCVCCSRHDSAAALLARTERDLDCERPSPEEAKKWQTSFESMLKHRFGVQLFQDFLRSQYGEENLNFWLAVEEYKKVDEESRTEKARMIYEDFVSTLSPTEISLDAKVRAEIDNNMNNPTEETFKVAQDHIFTLMYHDCFPRFIKSKHYKQLLKKH from the exons ATGgggctttttgtttctttaagcCACAAG cccaTGGGAGGCTGCTCATCGTCTGTGGCCCCTGAAGACCCAAACGCACAGCATACTGGCAAGACTAACTGGTGTGTTTGTTGTTCAAG ACATGATTCAGCGGCGGCACTGCTTGCCAGGACTGAAAGAGATCTTGATTGCGAACG GCCATCCCCGGAGGAAGCAAAAAAATGGCAGACTTCATTTGAATCCATGCTAAAGCACAGATTTGGTGTCCAGCTGTTTCAGGATTTTCTGCGTTCACAGTACGGGGAAGAAAACCTTAACTTTTGGCTTGCAGTAGAAGAGTACAAGAAAGTTGACGAGGAAAGCAGAACGGAAAAAGCGAGGATGATTTACGAGGACTTTGTTTCCACTCTTTCACCCACGGAG ATCAGCCTGGACGCTAAAGTTAGGGCAGAGATTGACAATAATATGAACAATCCTACAGAGGAAACATTCAAAGTGGCGCAGGATCATATTTTCACACTTATGTACCACGACTGTTTTCCAAGatttattaaatcaaaacactaCAAACAGCTCTTGAAGAAACATTGA
- the LOC138045225 gene encoding regulator of G-protein signaling rgs-2-like isoform X4 — MAAYRQFQNEPMGGCSSSVAPEDPNAQHTGKTNWCVCCSRHDSAAALLARTERDLDCERPSPEEAKKWQTSFESMLKHRFGVQLFQDFLRSQYGEENLNFWLAVEEYKKVDEESRTEKARMIYEDFVSTLSPTEISLDAKVRAEIDNNMNNPTEETFKVAQDHIFTLMYHDCFPRFIKSKHYKQLLKKH, encoded by the exons ATGGCCGCATACAGACAATTTCAAAATGAG cccaTGGGAGGCTGCTCATCGTCTGTGGCCCCTGAAGACCCAAACGCACAGCATACTGGCAAGACTAACTGGTGTGTTTGTTGTTCAAG ACATGATTCAGCGGCGGCACTGCTTGCCAGGACTGAAAGAGATCTTGATTGCGAACG GCCATCCCCGGAGGAAGCAAAAAAATGGCAGACTTCATTTGAATCCATGCTAAAGCACAGATTTGGTGTCCAGCTGTTTCAGGATTTTCTGCGTTCACAGTACGGGGAAGAAAACCTTAACTTTTGGCTTGCAGTAGAAGAGTACAAGAAAGTTGACGAGGAAAGCAGAACGGAAAAAGCGAGGATGATTTACGAGGACTTTGTTTCCACTCTTTCACCCACGGAG ATCAGCCTGGACGCTAAAGTTAGGGCAGAGATTGACAATAATATGAACAATCCTACAGAGGAAACATTCAAAGTGGCGCAGGATCATATTTTCACACTTATGTACCACGACTGTTTTCCAAGatttattaaatcaaaacactaCAAACAGCTCTTGAAGAAACATTGA
- the LOC138045225 gene encoding regulator of G-protein signaling 19-like isoform X6 yields MGGCSSSVAPEDPNAQHTGKTNWCVCCSRHDSAAALLARTERDLDCERPSPEEAKKWQTSFESMLKHRFGVQLFQDFLRSQYGEENLNFWLAVEEYKKVDEESRTEKARMIYEDFVSTLSPTEISLDAKVRAEIDNNMNNPTEETFKVAQDHIFTLMYHDCFPRFIKSKHYKQLLKKH; encoded by the exons aTGGGAGGCTGCTCATCGTCTGTGGCCCCTGAAGACCCAAACGCACAGCATACTGGCAAGACTAACTGGTGTGTTTGTTGTTCAAG ACATGATTCAGCGGCGGCACTGCTTGCCAGGACTGAAAGAGATCTTGATTGCGAACG GCCATCCCCGGAGGAAGCAAAAAAATGGCAGACTTCATTTGAATCCATGCTAAAGCACAGATTTGGTGTCCAGCTGTTTCAGGATTTTCTGCGTTCACAGTACGGGGAAGAAAACCTTAACTTTTGGCTTGCAGTAGAAGAGTACAAGAAAGTTGACGAGGAAAGCAGAACGGAAAAAGCGAGGATGATTTACGAGGACTTTGTTTCCACTCTTTCACCCACGGAG ATCAGCCTGGACGCTAAAGTTAGGGCAGAGATTGACAATAATATGAACAATCCTACAGAGGAAACATTCAAAGTGGCGCAGGATCATATTTTCACACTTATGTACCACGACTGTTTTCCAAGatttattaaatcaaaacactaCAAACAGCTCTTGAAGAAACATTGA
- the LOC138045225 gene encoding regulator of G-protein signaling rgs-2-like isoform X3 encodes MAAYHNIWKQLRRLKPMGGCSSSVAPEDPNAQHTGKTNWCVCCSRHDSAAALLARTERDLDCERPSPEEAKKWQTSFESMLKHRFGVQLFQDFLRSQYGEENLNFWLAVEEYKKVDEESRTEKARMIYEDFVSTLSPTEISLDAKVRAEIDNNMNNPTEETFKVAQDHIFTLMYHDCFPRFIKSKHYKQLLKKH; translated from the exons cccaTGGGAGGCTGCTCATCGTCTGTGGCCCCTGAAGACCCAAACGCACAGCATACTGGCAAGACTAACTGGTGTGTTTGTTGTTCAAG ACATGATTCAGCGGCGGCACTGCTTGCCAGGACTGAAAGAGATCTTGATTGCGAACG GCCATCCCCGGAGGAAGCAAAAAAATGGCAGACTTCATTTGAATCCATGCTAAAGCACAGATTTGGTGTCCAGCTGTTTCAGGATTTTCTGCGTTCACAGTACGGGGAAGAAAACCTTAACTTTTGGCTTGCAGTAGAAGAGTACAAGAAAGTTGACGAGGAAAGCAGAACGGAAAAAGCGAGGATGATTTACGAGGACTTTGTTTCCACTCTTTCACCCACGGAG ATCAGCCTGGACGCTAAAGTTAGGGCAGAGATTGACAATAATATGAACAATCCTACAGAGGAAACATTCAAAGTGGCGCAGGATCATATTTTCACACTTATGTACCACGACTGTTTTCCAAGatttattaaatcaaaacactaCAAACAGCTCTTGAAGAAACATTGA